One genomic region from Natrinema caseinilyticum encodes:
- a CDS encoding pentapeptide repeat-containing protein, whose protein sequence is MTTERCGHVTNSSGVDDAGAVCCWRPTWRDDRCLWHTESVVPTTAYERQAPAPGERLDGANFEGARLNDTSILAGQSLVEADFSNAVVDDADLSGADLRRATFRDVDAHGASFRDANLHDAVFVFADLRGADFRGARLYRAGLTDVRINLETSFSERAVYEAEIDRELSGDSAVERAESAQWVYSELQRLYRENAFPKQANAFYLREMDFRRREAWRTGNYRRAIRLAGSRWVMRYGTSPWRVVATSVLLILVCAGLYPLTGGIQEVGTETAVTYEIDDPTETPSRVLGRAYLKSLYFSVITFATLGYGDIQPVAGMARAIAAAETLLGSLLMALLVFVLTQSVRY, encoded by the coding sequence ATGACCACCGAGCGGTGCGGCCACGTGACGAACAGCAGCGGGGTCGACGACGCCGGTGCGGTCTGTTGCTGGCGACCGACGTGGAGAGACGATCGGTGTCTCTGGCACACCGAGTCCGTCGTGCCGACGACTGCCTACGAGCGGCAGGCGCCCGCGCCGGGCGAGCGCCTCGACGGGGCGAACTTCGAGGGAGCGCGGCTGAACGATACCTCGATCCTCGCGGGACAGTCGCTCGTCGAGGCGGATTTTTCGAACGCGGTCGTAGACGACGCCGACCTCTCCGGGGCGGATCTCCGGCGCGCCACGTTTCGGGACGTCGACGCCCACGGCGCGTCGTTTCGGGACGCCAACCTGCACGACGCCGTGTTCGTCTTCGCCGACCTCCGCGGTGCGGACTTCCGGGGCGCACGGCTCTACCGCGCGGGCCTGACCGACGTGCGGATCAACCTCGAGACGTCGTTCAGCGAGCGCGCGGTCTACGAGGCCGAGATCGACCGAGAACTGTCGGGCGACAGCGCCGTAGAGCGTGCCGAATCCGCACAGTGGGTGTATTCGGAACTCCAGCGGCTCTACAGGGAGAACGCGTTCCCGAAGCAGGCGAACGCGTTTTACCTCCGAGAGATGGACTTTCGCCGCCGCGAGGCCTGGCGGACGGGAAACTACAGGCGCGCGATTCGGCTGGCGGGATCGCGCTGGGTCATGCGCTACGGGACGAGTCCGTGGCGCGTCGTCGCGACCTCGGTACTGCTGATTCTCGTCTGTGCGGGGCTGTACCCACTGACCGGCGGCATCCAGGAGGTCGGGACCGAGACCGCCGTGACGTACGAGATCGACGACCCCACCGAGACGCCGAGTCGCGTCCTCGGGCGGGCGTACCTGAAGAGCCTCTACTTCAGCGTGATCACCTTCGCGACGCTCGGCTACGGCGATATACAGCCGGTAGCGGGGATGGCTCGGGCCATCGCCGCGGCCGAAACCCTGCTCGGATCGCTACTGATGGCGCTGCTGGTCTTCGTCCTGACCCAGAGCGTTCGATACTGA
- a CDS encoding dolichyl-phosphate hexose transferase — protein sequence MGTYNEEAAIGTVLSDIEDVTDGKAEVVCVDGSSDRTPEIAREHGATVVEQRPQGYGVAVRAAILEPDRPVVVTTDCDDTYPMEQLPEFLELINEGYDVVSGDRLYHGADAMPAFNRFGNHAFAALASVLMGTRVHDTTTGMRAYRREVVESIRWTENTGLSAELLIRPLLRGYDVREHPIEYRERAGETKLDPIEGGAAIAKSIVTVCLEERF from the coding sequence ATGGGAACCTACAACGAGGAGGCGGCGATCGGCACGGTACTATCGGATATCGAGGACGTCACCGACGGGAAGGCCGAGGTCGTCTGCGTCGACGGCTCCTCGGACCGCACCCCCGAAATCGCCCGCGAACACGGCGCGACGGTCGTCGAACAGCGCCCCCAGGGGTACGGCGTCGCGGTTCGCGCGGCGATCCTGGAGCCGGATAGGCCGGTCGTCGTCACGACCGACTGCGACGACACCTATCCCATGGAGCAACTCCCCGAGTTCCTCGAGTTGATCAACGAGGGCTACGACGTCGTCAGCGGCGACCGGCTCTACCACGGAGCCGACGCGATGCCGGCGTTCAACCGGTTCGGGAACCACGCCTTCGCCGCCCTCGCGAGCGTCCTGATGGGCACTCGCGTCCACGACACGACGACCGGAATGCGCGCCTACCGCCGCGAGGTCGTCGAGTCGATCCGATGGACGGAAAACACCGGCCTCTCCGCGGAACTCCTGATCCGGCCGCTACTGAGAGGCTACGACGTCCGCGAACACCCGATCGAGTACCGCGAACGCGCCGGCGAGACCAAACTCGACCCGATCGAGGGCGGCGCCGCGATTGCGAAGTCGATCGTCACGGTCTGTCTCGAGGAACGATTCTGA
- a CDS encoding ArnT family glycosyltransferase: MRRRTWRVAVVGIALVGALAVWLLETYTFPYHSLNHDEGVYLQQAAMVLDGQLFVRPPVEDVFRPWFFVEDGDRLYPKYAPVPAAIFALGELLGGYRLALPGIAAAILALVALVVREVFDRRTGIAAAVIVLCSPLFLIESAVFMPYAPTTMLNLTFAYGYLRADRTDDRRWAAAAGAAIGLAFFSRPYTAVLFAAPFVVHACWTLRGDFRQALPRQTATAAFGLAGVGLALGYNAVVTGSPLVFPYEAFAPLDGLGFGRRQLLGPGIEYTAGLALRSNALVLATFATGWIAGGILGAVVAAVGFGVAVRRGLSPRESIIAGQVLTIAVGNVYFWGNHNILGDLDRAGDGLIATHGPYYHFDLLVPFAAFAAVGALALVAAARRATDRNLGPQAARVTLVAAVLVSALAVGAVTAANVDEKIDRNAAVTDTYERVYEPLEDAPSERSVVFLPTPYGDWLAHPFQALRNDPDFDGQRVYAMDERPFAVVDEYPNRSLYRFAYRGTWDPPDGSPRAARLQPVDHVAGSTVGLNATVGVPTAAESVTVTLTTDEGSATSVLENVSDRTSLRVIATDGAVRLGGPEIGATESLPLDDRDDVVLDVFVDRGLGGSFSYRLEVPVRTDGETVRALSPRVERCSGIRDCGGEAAYIPEQSPNGVFVRTDIVVVEE; encoded by the coding sequence ATGAGGCGACGAACGTGGCGGGTCGCGGTCGTCGGTATCGCACTCGTCGGCGCTCTCGCCGTCTGGCTGCTCGAGACGTACACGTTTCCGTACCACTCGCTCAACCACGACGAGGGGGTCTACCTCCAGCAGGCGGCGATGGTGCTTGACGGACAGCTCTTCGTTCGACCGCCCGTCGAGGACGTCTTTCGCCCCTGGTTCTTCGTCGAAGACGGGGACCGACTGTATCCGAAGTACGCGCCCGTCCCCGCGGCCATCTTCGCGCTCGGCGAACTCCTGGGCGGGTATCGACTCGCGCTTCCGGGTATCGCGGCCGCCATACTCGCGCTCGTCGCGCTGGTCGTTCGCGAGGTTTTCGATCGGCGGACCGGCATCGCGGCCGCCGTGATCGTGCTGTGTTCGCCGCTCTTTCTGATCGAATCGGCCGTTTTCATGCCGTACGCGCCGACGACGATGCTCAACCTGACCTTCGCCTACGGCTATCTCCGAGCCGACCGAACGGACGATCGACGCTGGGCCGCGGCGGCCGGCGCGGCCATCGGATTGGCGTTTTTCTCACGACCGTACACCGCCGTGCTGTTCGCCGCGCCGTTCGTCGTCCACGCGTGCTGGACCCTTCGGGGGGATTTCCGTCAGGCCCTTCCCAGACAGACCGCGACGGCGGCGTTCGGGCTGGCGGGCGTCGGACTCGCGCTGGGTTACAACGCCGTCGTGACCGGCTCGCCGCTCGTGTTCCCCTACGAGGCGTTCGCGCCGCTGGACGGCCTCGGCTTCGGTCGCCGGCAACTTCTCGGTCCCGGAATAGAATACACCGCGGGGCTGGCGCTGCGGTCGAACGCGCTGGTACTGGCGACGTTCGCCACCGGCTGGATCGCCGGAGGAATTCTCGGCGCCGTCGTCGCCGCCGTCGGGTTCGGGGTCGCCGTCCGCCGCGGCCTCTCGCCCCGCGAATCGATCATCGCCGGACAGGTCCTCACCATCGCCGTCGGGAACGTCTACTTCTGGGGGAACCACAACATCCTCGGAGATCTCGATCGGGCCGGCGACGGCCTGATCGCCACGCACGGCCCGTACTACCACTTCGATCTCCTGGTGCCGTTCGCGGCGTTCGCCGCCGTCGGTGCACTGGCGCTCGTCGCCGCCGCCCGACGGGCGACGGATCGGAATCTCGGCCCGCAAGCGGCACGCGTCACGCTCGTCGCCGCGGTGCTCGTGAGCGCGCTCGCAGTGGGCGCCGTCACCGCGGCGAACGTCGACGAGAAAATCGATCGAAACGCGGCGGTGACCGACACCTACGAGCGGGTCTACGAGCCACTCGAGGACGCGCCGAGCGAGCGGTCGGTCGTGTTCCTTCCGACGCCGTACGGGGACTGGCTCGCCCACCCGTTCCAGGCGCTTCGCAACGATCCGGACTTCGACGGGCAGCGGGTGTACGCGATGGACGAGCGGCCGTTCGCCGTCGTCGACGAGTATCCCAACCGATCGCTGTACAGATTCGCGTATCGCGGCACCTGGGATCCGCCCGACGGGTCCCCGCGTGCGGCCCGACTGCAACCGGTCGATCACGTCGCCGGCTCGACGGTCGGACTGAACGCCACCGTCGGCGTTCCGACGGCGGCGGAGAGCGTCACCGTGACCCTCACGACGGACGAGGGGAGTGCCACGTCCGTCCTGGAGAACGTCTCGGATCGGACGAGCCTTCGGGTGATCGCCACCGACGGGGCAGTGCGATTGGGCGGGCCGGAGATCGGGGCCACCGAATCGCTCCCCCTCGACGATCGCGACGACGTCGTGCTCGACGTGTTCGTCGACCGCGGGCTCGGCGGGAGCTTCAGCTATCGGCTCGAGGTCCCGGTTCGGACGGACGGCGAGACCGTCCGTGCGCTTTCGCCCAGGGTCGAGCGGTGTAGCGGAATCCGCGATTGCGGCGGCGAAGCGGCGTACATCCCCGAGCAGTCCCCGAACGGCGTGTTCGTCCGAACCGATATCGTCGTCGTCGAAGAGTAG
- a CDS encoding lysylphosphatidylglycerol synthase transmembrane domain-containing protein: MEGEGERTGPSAPDAGSVSSAESDGTGAESVGRGASRENACEGSPGHRFTAALTRRRLTVAGTMVVLLGLVVVIRELDVRTVASEISSADPLVLAGAVAVYAVSWPLRGRRYRDVLAAMDHRSDTAFATIAIFVSQTANLAVPARAGDAVRAHVLRTNRDVPYSAGFASLAVERVFDLTTIAALAALAAAWLALGDAAGTLRTVASADGARITVLSAATVSLAAAGVGLAVVTSARADHGLGAWVRDGVGGRPRLERAVTAGLRFATAVQTVARQPRALGRIGAGSLAVWSLDVCTAVLVLAALGSDLAFATLVAVGTLAVSVGNLAKVLPLSQGGVGLYEAAFTALIVGLTPIGASTALAAAIVDHALKNAVTLVGGAGGTLALGLSLSDATGEPDPTRNNGSFLGEPKR, translated from the coding sequence ATGGAAGGCGAGGGTGAGCGGACCGGTCCGTCCGCTCCCGATGCCGGCTCGGTCTCGAGCGCCGAAAGCGACGGGACGGGCGCGGAGAGTGTCGGTCGCGGTGCGAGCCGGGAAAACGCCTGCGAGGGATCGCCGGGTCACAGATTCACCGCCGCCCTGACTCGCCGCCGACTGACGGTGGCCGGGACGATGGTCGTGCTTCTCGGACTCGTCGTCGTGATACGGGAACTCGACGTGCGGACGGTCGCGTCCGAGATCTCGAGTGCAGATCCGCTCGTGCTCGCCGGCGCGGTCGCCGTCTACGCCGTCTCGTGGCCGCTCCGTGGTCGCCGGTATCGCGACGTGCTCGCGGCGATGGACCACCGCAGCGACACCGCGTTTGCCACGATCGCGATCTTCGTCAGTCAGACGGCGAACCTCGCGGTCCCGGCGCGAGCCGGCGACGCGGTGCGCGCACACGTACTGCGGACGAACCGCGACGTACCGTATTCCGCCGGGTTCGCGTCGTTGGCCGTCGAGCGGGTGTTCGACCTGACGACGATCGCGGCGCTCGCGGCGCTCGCCGCGGCGTGGCTCGCGCTGGGCGATGCGGCCGGGACGCTCCGGACGGTCGCGTCGGCCGACGGGGCGAGGATTACCGTCCTGTCCGCGGCGACGGTGAGTCTCGCGGCTGCAGGTGTCGGCCTCGCGGTCGTCACGTCCGCTCGAGCGGATCACGGACTCGGTGCGTGGGTGCGGGATGGGGTCGGCGGCCGGCCGCGGCTCGAACGGGCCGTCACGGCCGGGCTCCGGTTCGCGACGGCGGTCCAGACGGTCGCCCGGCAGCCGCGCGCGCTCGGACGAATCGGGGCCGGGAGTCTCGCCGTGTGGTCGCTCGACGTGTGTACCGCAGTTCTCGTTCTGGCTGCGCTCGGAAGCGACCTCGCGTTCGCCACGCTGGTGGCGGTCGGAACGCTCGCGGTTAGCGTGGGGAACCTCGCGAAAGTTCTTCCCCTCTCCCAGGGCGGCGTCGGGCTCTACGAGGCCGCCTTTACGGCGCTGATCGTCGGGCTCACGCCGATCGGTGCGAGTACGGCGCTCGCCGCGGCGATCGTCGATCACGCGCTGAAAAACGCCGTGACGCTGGTCGGCGGCGCCGGCGGGACTCTCGCGCTCGGTCTCTCCCTCTCGGACGCGACGGGGGAGCCGGATCCGACGCGAAATAACGGTAGTTTTTTAGGCGAGCCTAAAAGATAG
- a CDS encoding alpha-1 4-glucan-protein synthase yields MDQDICVVVPTIREYECLRSYFGNAREHGFDLSRLHVVLVTENFCETKAMETMLAEEGVSGEVFDGSRREEWYADHDVAEYSHVVPAASHAETSFGLLYMWAHDEFDYGFFIDDDTLPHPDEDFFGTHMGNLAFEGDVESVASDERWVNVLYQNADDHGLYPRGYPYSAMGETVETATAHVDAGDVVASQGLWTNVPDLDAVRILMDGDLEGQAQTRTASEDFGDDFVAARGNYLTVCSMNLAFRREVIPAFYQLPMDDNEWNVGRFDDIWSGVFLKRACDVLGKRIYNGAPLCEHNKAPRSTFDDLNNEVPGLELNEHLWRVIDGVEPEGPRAVQPAEPSEDDGSGDADDYAAVFEAMGRELADGEWEEYNNGAFFNYVGEHMLDWLECLAALGSGAGPETDRAQVVADD; encoded by the coding sequence ATGGATCAGGATATCTGCGTCGTCGTGCCGACGATTCGGGAGTACGAGTGTCTCCGCTCGTACTTCGGAAACGCGCGGGAACACGGATTCGACCTCTCGCGGCTCCACGTGGTTCTCGTCACCGAGAACTTCTGCGAGACGAAAGCGATGGAAACGATGCTCGCCGAGGAGGGCGTTTCGGGCGAGGTTTTCGACGGGAGCCGTCGCGAGGAGTGGTACGCCGACCACGACGTCGCGGAGTACTCCCACGTCGTCCCGGCGGCGAGCCACGCCGAGACGAGTTTCGGCCTGCTCTACATGTGGGCCCACGACGAGTTCGACTACGGCTTCTTCATCGACGACGACACCCTTCCGCACCCCGACGAGGACTTCTTCGGGACGCACATGGGGAACCTGGCTTTCGAAGGCGACGTCGAATCGGTCGCCTCCGACGAGCGGTGGGTCAACGTGTTGTACCAGAACGCGGACGACCACGGCCTCTACCCGCGGGGGTACCCGTACTCGGCGATGGGCGAGACCGTAGAGACCGCTACCGCCCACGTCGACGCCGGCGACGTCGTCGCCTCGCAGGGCCTGTGGACGAACGTGCCCGACCTCGACGCCGTTCGCATCCTGATGGACGGCGACCTCGAGGGGCAGGCCCAGACCCGGACCGCGAGCGAGGACTTCGGCGACGACTTCGTCGCCGCTCGCGGCAATTACCTCACGGTCTGCTCGATGAACCTCGCCTTCCGGCGCGAGGTGATTCCCGCGTTCTACCAGCTGCCGATGGACGACAACGAGTGGAACGTCGGCCGGTTCGACGACATCTGGTCGGGGGTCTTCCTCAAGCGAGCCTGCGACGTGCTCGGCAAGCGCATCTACAACGGCGCGCCGCTTTGCGAACACAACAAGGCCCCTCGAAGCACCTTCGACGACCTCAACAACGAGGTTCCGGGACTCGAGCTCAACGAACACCTCTGGCGGGTGATCGACGGCGTGGAACCGGAGGGTCCACGGGCCGTTCAGCCGGCGGAGCCGTCCGAGGACGATGGTAGCGGCGACGCGGACGACTACGCGGCCGTCTTCGAGGCGATGGGCCGCGAACTCGCCGACGGTGAGTGGGAGGAGTACAACAACGGCGCGTTCTTCAACTACGTCGGCGAACACATGCTCGACTGGCTCGAGTGCCTCGCGGCGCTCGGATCGGGCGCCGGCCCCGAAACGGACCGCGCACAGGTCGTCGCCGACGACTGA
- a CDS encoding cytochrome P450, with translation MSAGGPGGWIPLPEPLSSRDGNLEPFDWFRTQRSAHDLRWDPERECWDVFTYEAVEQVLSDAETFANEPIMGQNTTFKDTLLALDPPEHTEKRSLVEEHFSYEAVQRYEDDIRASADRLLEDAMDGQSGQFDLVSSFAYPLPISTIAGILGASEDVRERLKAVSDEAVAAPDLSEFDDADQFVEDQAEAVFGIGQLVNDVILEKREDPGDDLVSDLAGSDHGLSHYELLRLCGLLMVAGHVTTTNLIGNTVRCLAARPDALEAVKGAIGDGDEEPIHRTVEEVLRYRSPVQLAVRVATEDTAVAGRSISEGEPVVAWIQAANRDPAVFDDPDTFDHTRAPNPNIAFGRGPHTCLGAHLAKLEGRVTTKVLFQRVESLEVIDTTHEPVEAPFLHGVRELPVRYECATGRADTS, from the coding sequence ATGAGCGCCGGAGGACCTGGCGGCTGGATACCGCTACCGGAGCCGCTTTCGAGTCGTGACGGAAACCTCGAGCCGTTCGACTGGTTTCGAACGCAACGATCGGCACACGATCTCCGCTGGGATCCGGAACGGGAGTGCTGGGACGTCTTCACGTACGAGGCAGTCGAGCAGGTACTGTCGGACGCCGAGACGTTCGCCAACGAGCCGATCATGGGGCAGAACACGACGTTCAAGGATACGTTGCTGGCACTCGATCCGCCGGAGCACACCGAGAAACGATCGCTCGTCGAGGAGCACTTCTCATACGAGGCAGTCCAACGCTACGAGGACGACATCAGGGCGAGTGCCGACCGGTTGCTCGAGGACGCGATGGACGGTCAGTCGGGACAGTTCGATCTCGTCTCGTCGTTCGCCTATCCGTTGCCGATTTCGACCATCGCGGGGATCCTCGGGGCGTCCGAAGACGTTCGTGAGCGACTCAAGGCGGTGAGCGACGAGGCGGTGGCGGCCCCCGACTTGAGCGAGTTCGACGACGCAGACCAGTTCGTGGAAGACCAGGCCGAGGCCGTGTTCGGCATCGGCCAGTTGGTCAACGACGTCATTCTCGAGAAACGCGAGGACCCGGGCGACGATCTGGTCTCGGATCTCGCCGGATCGGACCACGGGCTCTCACACTACGAATTGCTCCGCCTGTGCGGGCTGTTGATGGTGGCCGGCCACGTCACCACCACGAACCTGATCGGGAACACGGTGCGGTGTCTGGCCGCCCGACCCGACGCGCTCGAGGCAGTGAAAGGAGCTATCGGGGATGGAGACGAGGAGCCCATCCATCGCACCGTGGAGGAGGTTCTCCGCTATCGCTCGCCAGTACAGCTAGCAGTCCGCGTCGCCACGGAAGACACCGCGGTCGCCGGACGATCGATCAGCGAGGGCGAGCCGGTCGTGGCATGGATTCAGGCCGCGAACCGGGATCCGGCGGTGTTCGACGACCCGGACACGTTCGATCACACCCGCGCTCCCAACCCGAACATCGCCTTCGGACGGGGACCGCACACGTGTCTGGGGGCCCACCTGGCGAAACTCGAGGGACGGGTCACGACCAAGGTGCTGTTCCAGCGAGTCGAGTCACTGGAGGTGATCGATACGACGCACGAACCCGTCGAGGCCCCGTTCCTGCACGGCGTCCGGGAACTGCCAGTCAGGTACGAGTGTGCCACTGGCAGGGCAGATACCTCCTGA
- a CDS encoding extracellular solute-binding protein → MNGDSGERAVTRRNALRIGSALGVTSLAGCLGFFNDDQDVEIPSLSEFRGSGTLVEGRPAPGGTSIEELPDLSGDLALYIGGGEGGIYYEFVEMLQNIYPDFTVHPNDNDSASLAQTIVEEVDAGAAQADVFWSIDASSLGFVADNDAYEPLSDAAVDPVANDQFVGSDEAWAGVAGRARSVPYNIDQLSGSDVPSTVMEFPSTDALQGTMGWAPTYGAFKSFVTAMRLIEGDEATRTWLVDMRDAGTERRGNEYAVSQAVANGSLAAGFANHYYAMRVKNQQPDAPIDLAFTESDAGALINVAGALKVKGTQRGELVDDFVRHLLSSEAQEYFATISFAYPMIEGVAPVGGLPTIDELSPPDIDLAELSNLEPTLDLMDDAGVSG, encoded by the coding sequence ATGAACGGAGACAGCGGAGAGCGCGCGGTTACGCGCAGGAACGCGTTGCGAATCGGGTCCGCCCTGGGCGTCACCTCGCTCGCGGGCTGTCTGGGATTCTTCAACGACGATCAAGACGTCGAGATACCGTCACTCTCCGAGTTCCGAGGCTCCGGGACGCTCGTGGAAGGTCGACCGGCACCGGGAGGGACGTCGATAGAGGAACTCCCGGATCTCTCGGGCGACCTCGCGCTCTACATCGGCGGCGGCGAGGGTGGGATCTACTACGAGTTCGTCGAGATGTTGCAGAACATCTATCCCGATTTCACGGTCCATCCGAACGACAACGACTCGGCGTCGCTGGCCCAGACGATCGTCGAGGAAGTCGACGCCGGCGCGGCCCAGGCGGACGTGTTCTGGTCGATCGACGCCAGCTCGCTGGGGTTCGTCGCGGACAACGACGCCTACGAACCGCTCTCGGACGCTGCGGTCGACCCGGTCGCGAACGACCAGTTCGTCGGATCCGACGAGGCGTGGGCCGGCGTCGCCGGACGTGCGCGTTCCGTGCCGTACAACATCGACCAGCTGAGCGGCTCGGACGTTCCGAGCACCGTCATGGAGTTCCCGTCGACCGACGCCCTGCAGGGAACGATGGGCTGGGCACCGACGTACGGTGCGTTCAAATCGTTCGTGACGGCCATGCGGCTGATCGAAGGCGACGAGGCGACCCGTACCTGGCTGGTCGACATGCGAGACGCCGGTACCGAGCGCCGTGGCAACGAGTACGCCGTCTCCCAGGCCGTGGCTAACGGCTCCCTGGCGGCCGGGTTCGCGAACCACTACTACGCGATGCGCGTCAAAAATCAACAGCCGGACGCGCCGATCGATCTCGCCTTCACCGAAAGCGATGCCGGCGCGCTGATAAACGTCGCAGGCGCGCTGAAAGTGAAAGGGACCCAGCGGGGCGAACTCGTCGACGATTTCGTCCGCCACTTGCTCTCCTCGGAGGCACAGGAGTACTTCGCGACGATCAGTTTCGCCTACCCGATGATCGAGGGCGTCGCCCCGGTCGGTGGTCTCCCGACGATCGACGAGCTGAGCCCGCCGGATATCGACCTCGCGGAGCTATCGAACCTGGAACCGACCCTCGACCTGATGGACGACGCCGGCGTCTCAGGATGA
- a CDS encoding ABC transporter permease: MTIREQVARTVERGTNGDDSPVDVGLTLLAAAIAAVLVLPLSWLVVDAAGLGSRALELTVDSQTVEVLLRSVALVAVVTGASVVIGVPLAVLTVQGEIPFPRFWTVLAALPLAVPSYLGAFAFVSAFGPQGELADLLAPLGIDSIPSVYGFAGAAFVLTLYTYPYVFLTTRAALLSFDGSLVEAARTLNTGRWEAFRRVTLPQILPGITAGALLVALYALADFGTPNIMRVEVFTQFIYARYNAFARDYAALLSLQLLTVTAIILAIESRIGVDESGAYESGGHRGSVDLELGAWRYPALLLPTVVSVLALALPIAIFGMWLFSGGPGYQVGRLTFEWEYGLNSAYVALLAAGASILVALPIAIASATADSRLAALADRAPYVGYATPGIVLAIALLSFSLDVIPAIYKTVPLLVFAYVVRFMPQAIGSIRTSTLQVDRQLLEAARTLGRSRLSTFRAVTLPLILPGVAAGAALVFLTTMKELPATLMLRPLGFETLVTYIWRVEETGLYGQAAVPALVLIVVSGLSMAVMLAQEGR, translated from the coding sequence ATGACGATCCGAGAGCAGGTCGCACGAACGGTCGAACGCGGGACGAACGGAGACGACTCTCCCGTCGACGTCGGCCTCACGCTGCTCGCTGCTGCCATCGCAGCCGTTCTGGTCCTTCCGCTTTCCTGGCTCGTCGTCGACGCCGCCGGGCTCGGGTCTCGAGCGCTCGAACTGACCGTCGACTCCCAGACCGTCGAGGTGCTGCTCCGGAGCGTCGCGCTGGTCGCGGTGGTCACCGGCGCGAGCGTCGTCATCGGCGTCCCCCTCGCGGTGTTGACCGTTCAGGGAGAGATCCCGTTTCCTCGGTTCTGGACCGTCCTCGCCGCACTGCCACTCGCCGTCCCGAGTTATCTCGGGGCGTTCGCGTTCGTCTCGGCGTTCGGACCACAGGGAGAGCTCGCCGACCTCCTCGCTCCGCTCGGCATCGACTCGATCCCGTCCGTCTACGGGTTCGCCGGGGCCGCGTTCGTGCTAACGCTGTACACCTACCCCTACGTGTTCCTGACGACGCGGGCGGCGTTGCTCTCGTTCGACGGGTCGCTCGTCGAGGCGGCGCGAACGCTCAACACCGGCCGTTGGGAGGCGTTTCGACGGGTCACGCTCCCGCAGATCCTTCCGGGGATCACGGCGGGCGCGCTGCTCGTGGCGCTGTACGCGCTCGCCGACTTCGGCACGCCAAACATCATGCGGGTCGAGGTGTTCACGCAGTTCATCTACGCTCGATACAACGCGTTCGCCCGCGACTACGCCGCGTTGCTGTCGCTCCAGTTGTTGACCGTGACGGCGATCATCCTCGCGATCGAATCCCGAATCGGCGTCGACGAGTCGGGAGCATACGAGAGCGGCGGGCACCGCGGCAGCGTCGACCTCGAGCTCGGAGCGTGGCGATACCCGGCGTTGTTGCTCCCGACCGTCGTCTCCGTGCTCGCGCTCGCGCTGCCGATCGCGATCTTCGGAATGTGGCTGTTTAGCGGTGGGCCGGGCTATCAAGTCGGACGGCTGACGTTCGAGTGGGAGTACGGTCTGAACTCGGCCTACGTCGCGCTGTTGGCCGCCGGAGCCTCCATCCTCGTCGCGCTGCCGATCGCGATCGCGTCGGCGACGGCCGATTCGCGGCTGGCGGCGCTGGCCGACCGCGCGCCGTACGTCGGGTACGCGACGCCCGGGATCGTCCTCGCGATCGCCTTACTCAGTTTCAGCCTCGACGTCATCCCCGCGATTTACAAGACGGTACCGCTGCTGGTGTTCGCGTACGTCGTCAGGTTCATGCCCCAGGCGATCGGGTCGATTCGGACGTCGACGCTGCAGGTGGATCGACAACTCCTCGAGGCGGCCCGCACGCTCGGGCGCTCGCGATTGAGTACGTTCCGGGCGGTAACGCTGCCGCTTATCTTACCGGGAGTCGCAGCCGGGGCCGCGCTGGTGTTTCTCACGACGATGAAGGAACTGCCCGCGACGCTCATGTTGCGCCCGCTGGGATTCGAGACGCTGGTGACGTACATCTGGCGGGTCGAGGAAACCGGCCTGTACGGGCAAGCGGCGGTCCCGGCGCTCGTCCTGATCGTCGTCTCCGGCCTGTCGATGGCCGTGATGCTCGCACAGGAAGGGCGGTGA